Proteins encoded in a region of the Stieleria neptunia genome:
- a CDS encoding site-specific integrase, with protein MKRIPTVCVGVFWKASKGRYFLRWTDPFTGKRRSEQTEILTRNKRGRSQADRLAVAKEQELKKSLRRDDFSWDAFEEKYKQEHLKFTSTENQQKWNAVVRFLHEAAAESRQVYGELMLSDVKPLFLSEVETLIRSKLSSGSVSSYVATLRSGLSWAASMEMMDPLPRRRSRGRVEHVLPAMRLNPISREELDKMKDVTDKVVGKRYGQSVKDYLEALWLSGCRMCEPLQIHATRRNCHRPLNLAGEHPKFCWVNTQKNRRDVIARVTKDFAADVERRVADGGFLYQPSCETGLIERRTSLSKVVAAIGKKADVWAEEGKTATAKHFRSSFVTRWSIRGMPIALIQEMVRHRSRSTTERYYVGDLSGKIDFDESKFGDQSGDQA; from the coding sequence ATGAAACGAATTCCCACGGTGTGTGTGGGTGTGTTTTGGAAAGCATCCAAGGGCCGCTACTTTCTGCGATGGACGGATCCGTTCACGGGCAAACGGCGGTCGGAGCAAACCGAAATACTCACCCGCAACAAACGCGGCCGATCGCAAGCCGATCGGTTGGCGGTTGCCAAAGAACAGGAGTTGAAGAAGTCGCTGCGGCGAGACGACTTCAGCTGGGATGCGTTCGAAGAGAAGTACAAGCAGGAGCATCTGAAGTTCACTTCGACGGAGAACCAGCAGAAATGGAATGCGGTCGTCAGGTTTCTTCACGAGGCGGCCGCGGAGAGCCGGCAAGTTTATGGAGAGCTGATGCTTTCGGACGTCAAGCCGCTGTTCTTGTCCGAGGTCGAGACGTTGATTCGATCGAAGCTGTCCAGCGGCAGCGTATCGTCTTACGTCGCGACGCTGCGAAGTGGACTCTCTTGGGCGGCTTCGATGGAAATGATGGATCCGTTGCCGCGTCGTCGCAGTCGCGGTCGGGTCGAACACGTCCTGCCGGCGATGCGATTGAATCCCATCAGCAGGGAGGAACTGGACAAGATGAAGGACGTCACCGACAAGGTCGTCGGCAAGCGTTACGGCCAGTCGGTCAAGGACTACCTGGAGGCGTTGTGGCTTTCTGGGTGTCGGATGTGCGAGCCGCTTCAGATTCACGCGACGCGGCGTAATTGCCATCGGCCGTTGAATCTGGCGGGGGAGCATCCGAAGTTTTGCTGGGTCAACACCCAGAAGAACCGACGGGATGTGATCGCCAGGGTGACCAAGGACTTTGCGGCCGACGTGGAGCGCCGGGTGGCCGACGGCGGTTTTCTGTATCAACCGAGTTGCGAGACGGGGTTGATCGAGCGTCGCACGTCGCTGTCCAAGGTCGTTGCGGCAATCGGCAAGAAGGCCGACGTTTGGGCCGAAGAGGGCAAGACGGCGACGGCCAAGCATTTTCGGTCGTCGTTTGTCACGCGGTGGTCGATTCGGGGGATGCCGATTGCCCTGATTCAGGAGATGGTCCGGCACCGCAGCCGGTCGACGACGGAGAGGTATTACGTCGGTGACCTGAGTGGGAAAATCGATTTCGATGAATCGAAATTTGGTGACCAAAGTGGTGACCAAGCTTGA
- a CDS encoding MBL fold metallo-hydrolase, which produces MVENIPLISHHHDGLTIEGFSRAAVQTCWRINELKLLFDVGAQPWDFMGTSTLFISHAHLDHIASLPSYVSRRRMMKMDPPVIYLPDSAVDEAWNMLQTFRRLDRGAMPCELVGLNAGDEIEHGREYLVTAVPTRHTITSLGFVVYHRRHKLKPEFAELSGPEIRDLKLAGTEITTEHRVPVFAYTGDTSPPGLDNNPEFYKAKILISELTFVAPEHRKEKIHKHGHMHVDDYRHRADRFENELVIAGHLSTRYHDKQVKTMVRRALPGMLNDRMKLWI; this is translated from the coding sequence ATGGTCGAAAACATTCCCCTGATCTCGCACCACCACGATGGTCTCACGATCGAGGGTTTTTCTCGCGCGGCCGTGCAAACCTGCTGGAGAATCAACGAGCTGAAACTGTTGTTCGACGTCGGGGCGCAACCCTGGGACTTCATGGGCACGTCCACGCTGTTCATCTCCCACGCCCACTTGGACCACATCGCATCGCTGCCTTCGTATGTCTCTCGGCGTCGGATGATGAAAATGGATCCGCCGGTGATCTACCTGCCCGATTCGGCGGTCGACGAAGCCTGGAACATGCTGCAAACCTTTCGCCGCCTGGACCGTGGCGCGATGCCTTGTGAACTGGTCGGGCTGAACGCCGGGGACGAAATCGAGCACGGCCGCGAGTACTTGGTGACGGCGGTGCCGACGCGGCACACGATCACCTCGCTCGGCTTTGTGGTCTATCACCGCCGTCACAAACTCAAGCCCGAATTCGCCGAGTTGTCCGGCCCCGAAATCCGCGACCTCAAACTCGCCGGGACCGAGATCACCACCGAACATCGCGTTCCCGTCTTCGCCTACACCGGCGACACCTCACCGCCGGGACTGGACAACAACCCCGAGTTCTACAAAGCAAAGATCCTGATCAGCGAACTGACGTTTGTCGCCCCCGAACATCGCAAAGAAAAGATCCACAAGCACGGTCACATGCACGTCGATGACTATCGCCACCGCGCCGACCGGTTCGAAAATGAACTGGTGATCGCCGGGCACCTGAGCACGCGCTACCACGACAAGCAAGTCAAAACGATGGTCCGCCGCGCGCTACCCGGCATGCTCAACGACCGCATGAAACTCTGGATCTAA
- a CDS encoding DUF4870 domain-containing protein — translation MTIADELARLQALRDAGSLTEIEFEEAKRKALHEQPKPAMSGFGGASVPGQILGVNEETYCTLMHLSQLLVVSGLGIVAPIVMWVISKDESDLARRHGNRMMNWLISSLIYAFVAGLLCFVLVGIPLVILILILDFVFPIMAAVKANNGELWSYPGAIRFFEED, via the coding sequence ATGACGATTGCAGATGAATTGGCTCGATTGCAGGCGCTTCGTGATGCGGGGTCGTTGACCGAAATCGAGTTCGAAGAGGCCAAGCGGAAGGCGCTTCATGAGCAGCCCAAGCCGGCGATGTCGGGATTCGGTGGCGCGTCGGTGCCCGGCCAGATTCTGGGCGTCAACGAAGAAACCTATTGCACGTTGATGCACCTGTCCCAGCTGCTGGTCGTTTCCGGGCTGGGCATCGTCGCGCCGATCGTGATGTGGGTGATCAGCAAAGACGAATCCGATCTGGCCCGGCGTCACGGCAACCGCATGATGAACTGGCTGATCAGCAGCCTGATTTATGCGTTCGTGGCCGGGTTGCTGTGCTTTGTGCTGGTCGGCATCCCCTTGGTCATCTTGATCCTGATCCTGGACTTTGTGTTCCCGATCATGGCCGCGGTCAAGGCCAACAACGGCGAGCTCTGGTCGTACCCGGGGGCGATTCGGTTCTTTGAAGAGGATTGA
- a CDS encoding Uma2 family endonuclease: MSGVPKPLLSQADYLAQERQADFKSEFYRGEVFAMAGASRRHHLIVGNAVTALNLGLRDSDCQVYPSDMRVKVSATGLVTYPDVSVACGDPEFDDDQNDTLLSPVVLIEVLFKSTESYDRGAKFEQYRHLNSLRHYLLISQDRVHVEHFSLQDDGNWLLRECNEIGGTVELKPLNCELLVVDLYRKVDLSGAETRSAEP, from the coding sequence ATGTCCGGCGTTCCCAAACCGCTGCTTTCCCAAGCCGATTACTTGGCTCAAGAACGCCAGGCAGACTTCAAGAGCGAGTTTTATCGCGGTGAAGTGTTTGCAATGGCCGGTGCCAGCCGACGGCACCATCTGATCGTCGGAAATGCCGTCACCGCACTCAACCTCGGGCTCCGCGATTCCGATTGCCAGGTCTACCCATCGGACATGCGTGTCAAAGTTTCAGCCACCGGCCTGGTGACTTACCCTGACGTCTCGGTCGCCTGCGGCGACCCTGAGTTTGATGACGACCAGAATGACACGCTGCTTAGTCCCGTCGTCCTCATTGAAGTGCTCTTCAAATCGACCGAGTCGTACGATCGAGGAGCAAAGTTTGAGCAGTATCGACACCTGAACTCGCTTCGCCACTACCTGCTGATCTCTCAGGATCGCGTTCATGTGGAGCACTTTTCTCTACAAGACGACGGAAACTGGTTGCTTCGCGAATGCAACGAAATCGGCGGCACCGTCGAGCTGAAGCCATTGAATTGTGAACTGTTGGTCGTAGACCTCTATCGGAAGGTCGACCTGTCGGGGGCCGAAACACGTTCGGCGGAACCGTGA